The DNA sequence GTTGAAGATCGGCTCCTGCCCGGCCTTGACCCGTTCGATCGAGAGCTCGAGCAGCGGGCGCATGTAGCCGGCGAGCTTCTCCGGCGGGCAGTGGTCGGTGTGCAGGCCGACGTTGACCGGGTAGTTCTTGGCCGCCTCCCGGATGAAGGCCGCCAGGGCGACCGCCCCGGTCACCATGTCCTTCACCGTCTGGCCGGAGGCGAACTCCGCACCGCCCCACGACACCTGCAGGATGCCGTCGCTCTCGGCCTCCGCGAACCCGCGCAACGCGGCGATCGCCGTACTCGACGAAGTCACGTTGATCGCGGGATAGGCGAAGCCGCCAGCCTTCGCCCGGTCGAACATCTCGGCGTAGACCTCAGGACTGGCAACCGGCATGGCTCTGGCTCCTCGATCGAAGTGCTGGCTCGAGATCCGACTCGAGGCTGATTCTGCCCGCAAGTGTGCACCGATAGCCTTCGGCGGTGCAGCACCAGTACGCGCTCCTGTCCTCGATCTCGGCCAGCCATCTGCTGTCGACGTTCGGGGTCCTCGGCGTACTTGTCATCATCTTCGCCCAGACCGGCTTGCTGGTCGGCTTCTTCCTGCCGGGTGACTCGCTGCTGTTCCTGGCCGGGTACGCGACCGACCGTCACAACAACCTGCATGTCCACATGCCGTTGGGATGGCTGCTGGTCGCTGCCGCTGGCGGGGCGATCGTGGGCGGCCAGCTGGGCTACGAGGTCGGACGGCGGGCGGGGGCCTCGCTCAACGAGCGCCGGTCGCGGTTCTACAAGCGGGAGTTCGCCGAACGGGCCGAGCGCTTCCTCGACCGGTTCGGGGCGGGCAAGGCGGTGACGCTTTCGCGGTTCGTCCCCGTCGTACGCACCTTCACCTCGCCGATCGTCGGCGTCGCCGGCGTCGGCCGGAGCCGCTATCTGGTCGCGAACGTCGTGGGCGGGCTGATCTGGACGGTGCCCATCGTCGTACTCGGCCACTTCCTCGGGCACGTGTCGTTCATCCGCAAGTACGTCGAGATCATCGCGGTCGCGGCCGTCGTACTGTCCGTCATCCCGGCCAGCATCCACATGTTGCGCGCCCGCAGAGCGAATGGCACATAGCTACTGCCCCAGCAATGCACATTCGCCCGCTGCCCGCTAGTCGAGGCCGAGGTCTGCGAGAGAGTACGCCGCGCGGTAGTCGAGACCGGCCGCTGCGACCGCGTCCGCGGCACCGCGCTCGACGATGACCGCCACGCCGACGACTTCGGCGCCGGCCTCCCGCAGCGCCTCGACCGCGGTCAGCACCGACCCGCCGGTGGTCGAGGTGTCCTCCACCGCAAGCACCCGGCGGCCGGCGACGTCCGGGCCTTCGATCCGTCGCTGCAGCCCGTGCGCCTTGCCCTCCTTGCGCACGACGAAGGCGTCGAGCTTGTCCCCATCCGCCGCAGCAGCGTGCAGCATCGCGGTC is a window from the Mycobacteriales bacterium genome containing:
- a CDS encoding VTT domain-containing protein yields the protein MQHQYALLSSISASHLLSTFGVLGVLVIIFAQTGLLVGFFLPGDSLLFLAGYATDRHNNLHVHMPLGWLLVAAAGGAIVGGQLGYEVGRRAGASLNERRSRFYKREFAERAERFLDRFGAGKAVTLSRFVPVVRTFTSPIVGVAGVGRSRYLVANVVGGLIWTVPIVVLGHFLGHVSFIRKYVEIIAVAAVVLSVIPASIHMLRARRANGT
- the pyrE gene encoding orotate phosphoribosyltransferase, whose amino-acid sequence is MADAEALLELIKADAVVHGKVTLSSGREADYYVDLRRVTLSGEAAPLVGRVMRTLTADLDYDAVGGLTLGADPVATAMLHAAAADGDKLDAFVVRKEGKAHGLQRRIEGPDVAGRRVLAVEDTSTTGGSVLTAVEALREAGAEVVGVAVIVERGAADAVAAAGLDYRAAYSLADLGLD